In a single window of the Bacteroidota bacterium genome:
- a CDS encoding dehydrogenase translates to MIVRSKAPLRIGLAGGGTDVPPYSDIYGGAILNATISMYAYASIVPRTDGKIILRSMDKGLMYEFDIMEELPLSGDLNLLKGIYNRIVRQFTGRPLSFELSTYVDAPPGSGLGTSSTLVVTVLGAFAEWLNLPLGEYDLARVAYEVERIDLQMAGGKQDQYAATFGGVNFMEFYNGDKVIVNPLRIRNQYLNELAHNLILYNTQTSRLSSRIIEQQAQNILSNDKSSIEATHKLKEQSIMMKEAILKGELDKMGEILDFGWQHKKRMAPDISNDWIDEIYKTAMDNGALGGKISGAGGGGFMIFYCPNNSRYRVIEALQKYGGVSHRYEFTNVGMTSWTI, encoded by the coding sequence ATGATTGTCAGGAGCAAAGCACCACTAAGAATCGGCCTGGCCGGGGGAGGTACAGATGTTCCTCCTTATTCTGACATTTATGGGGGGGCCATCCTGAACGCCACCATAAGCATGTATGCTTATGCCAGCATAGTTCCCCGAACCGATGGCAAGATCATCCTGCGATCTATGGACAAAGGATTAATGTACGAGTTTGACATCATGGAAGAGCTGCCATTGAGCGGTGATCTGAACCTACTTAAAGGAATTTACAACCGTATCGTCCGGCAGTTCACCGGTCGACCGCTGTCTTTTGAATTGTCGACCTATGTTGATGCACCTCCGGGGTCAGGACTGGGAACCTCATCCACATTGGTGGTTACCGTTTTGGGAGCATTCGCGGAATGGCTTAACCTTCCTTTGGGAGAATATGACCTTGCAAGGGTAGCGTATGAAGTGGAAAGGATAGACTTACAGATGGCCGGTGGCAAGCAGGACCAGTATGCTGCTACATTCGGGGGTGTGAACTTCATGGAGTTTTATAACGGTGACAAGGTCATCGTGAATCCATTGCGTATTCGCAACCAATACCTTAACGAACTTGCCCATAATCTTATTCTTTATAATACACAAACGAGCAGGCTGTCTTCCAGGATCATTGAGCAGCAAGCACAAAATATCCTCAGCAACGACAAATCGTCGATAGAGGCCACACATAAACTGAAAGAACAATCCATCATGATGAAGGAAGCCATTCTTAAGGGAGAACTGGATAAGATGGGAGAGATCCTGGATTTCGGATGGCAGCACAAAAAGCGGATGGCTCCTGATATTTCAAACGACTGGATTGATGAGATATACAAAACCGCCATGGATAACGGAGCGTTGGGTGGAAAAATTTCCGGGGCAGGAGGAGGAGGCTTCATGATCTTTTATTGCCCGAACAATTCCCGTTATCGCGTCATTGAAGCCTTACAGAAGTATGGTGGCGTCTCGCACCGCTATGAGTTTACAAATGTTGGGATGACGAGTTGGACAATATAG
- a CDS encoding glycosyltransferase, translating to MPKPRRIIIVGSAYPLRGGGIATFNERLAKAFLDHGDHVLIYNFKLQYPGFLFPGKTQYSDEEAPQDLVILTKVNSVNPFNWFRMGEEIRALGPDVVIMRYWLPFMAPCLGTIAKKIRRNEYTRIIAITDNVIPHEKRPGDKMLTRYFLKQMHGYIAMSASVLRDLSLFNKDKPRELCPHPLYDNFGDPVEKATAINKLGLDPAFRYILFFGFIRDYKGLDILIRAFADERMRKFPLKLLVAGEFYSDPAPYYRMVSELGLEDKVIMKNEFIPNSGVADYFCASDLVVQPYKHATQSGVTQVAYHFEKPMVVTNVGALPEMVSHGTAGYVTSVDDREIAASILDYFGNKREAEYVANLHEEKKKFSWENMIRAVDSLIQQVP from the coding sequence ATGCCTAAACCAAGAAGGATCATTATTGTCGGATCAGCCTACCCCTTGAGAGGAGGTGGCATCGCTACCTTCAATGAAAGGCTGGCCAAAGCCTTCCTCGACCATGGAGATCATGTCCTTATTTATAACTTTAAGCTTCAATACCCGGGCTTTCTTTTCCCGGGAAAAACACAGTATTCCGACGAAGAAGCACCCCAAGATCTGGTTATTCTTACCAAAGTTAACTCGGTCAATCCTTTTAACTGGTTTCGCATGGGTGAGGAAATCAGGGCTTTAGGACCAGATGTGGTAATAATGCGTTACTGGTTACCTTTTATGGCGCCATGCCTGGGTACCATTGCGAAGAAAATCCGGAGGAATGAATATACCCGTATCATCGCGATAACGGATAATGTCATCCCGCATGAAAAAAGACCTGGGGATAAAATGCTAACACGGTATTTTCTGAAACAGATGCATGGTTATATTGCCATGTCGGCATCCGTTCTTCGTGATCTGTCGCTGTTCAACAAGGACAAACCCAGGGAATTATGCCCGCATCCATTGTATGATAATTTCGGTGATCCGGTGGAGAAGGCAACGGCCATAAACAAACTGGGATTGGATCCGGCGTTTCGCTATATTCTGTTTTTTGGTTTTATACGTGATTACAAAGGGCTGGATATATTGATCCGGGCGTTCGCCGATGAAAGAATGAGGAAGTTTCCGTTGAAATTATTGGTTGCCGGCGAATTTTACAGCGATCCCGCCCCGTATTACCGGATGGTTTCGGAACTAGGACTCGAGGACAAGGTAATCATGAAAAACGAATTCATACCCAATTCAGGGGTAGCGGATTATTTTTGTGCCAGTGATCTTGTTGTTCAGCCATATAAACACGCTACTCAAAGTGGGGTTACACAGGTTGCCTATCATTTTGAAAAACCTATGGTGGTTACCAATGTGGGAGCTTTACCGGAAATGGTCTCTCATGGAACCGCAGGATATGTTACCTCAGTGGATGACAGGGAGATCGCTGCTTCCATCCTGGATTATTTCGGGAATAAGAGGGAAGCGGAATATGTGGCCAACCTTCACGAGGAAAAGAAAAAGTTTTCCTGGGAGAATATGATCAGGGCAGTTGATTCGTTAATTCAGCAAGTTCCTTAA
- a CDS encoding glycosyltransferase family 2 protein, which translates to MDISVIIPAYNEEESIPELCGWITRVMQSQGFSWEIIVVDDGSSDGTWGEVEKLSATDSRIRGVKFRRNYGKSAALNTGFHQASGDVVITMDADLQDSPDEIPALYNMITKDGFDLVSGWKKKRHDPISKTLPSRFFNGTTRMVSGIRLHDFNCGLKAYRSNVVKSIEVYGEMHRYIPVIAKWAGFKKIGEKVVQHQERKYGVTKFGFERFINGFLDLMSISFVSRFGKRPMHFFGTIGTLFFLGGGMISLYIILEKIFKWGAHRGITEQPLFYLALLAMVIGVQLFLAGFLAEMISRSSPDRNHYTIEKTTGFGQIEAD; encoded by the coding sequence ATGGACATCAGCGTAATCATACCTGCTTACAACGAGGAAGAGTCCATACCCGAGCTCTGCGGCTGGATCACCAGGGTGATGCAGTCGCAGGGTTTTTCCTGGGAAATCATTGTGGTTGATGACGGTAGCAGTGACGGGACCTGGGGGGAAGTGGAAAAACTATCAGCAACCGATAGCCGCATTCGTGGTGTTAAGTTCAGAAGAAACTACGGCAAATCAGCCGCTCTGAACACCGGATTCCATCAGGCTTCCGGCGATGTGGTCATTACCATGGATGCCGATCTTCAGGACAGTCCCGATGAGATTCCCGCTTTGTATAACATGATCACAAAAGATGGGTTTGACCTGGTATCGGGATGGAAGAAGAAAAGGCACGATCCTATCAGCAAAACCCTGCCTTCCAGGTTTTTTAACGGCACAACCCGGATGGTTTCCGGAATCCGCCTGCACGACTTTAATTGCGGATTAAAGGCATACCGTAGCAATGTTGTGAAAAGCATTGAAGTATATGGCGAAATGCACCGCTATATACCGGTGATTGCCAAATGGGCGGGTTTTAAAAAGATAGGGGAAAAGGTAGTACAACACCAGGAAAGAAAATACGGAGTTACGAAATTTGGGTTTGAACGGTTTATCAACGGATTTCTTGATCTGATGTCGATATCTTTTGTCAGCCGCTTCGGTAAACGCCCCATGCACTTCTTCGGCACAATTGGGACCTTGTTTTTTCTGGGTGGAGGAATGATTTCTCTCTATATCATCCTGGAAAAGATATTTAAATGGGGAGCTCATCGGGGGATTACCGAACAACCGTTATTTTATCTTGCCCTCCTGGCCATGGTGATCGGCGTTCAACTTTTTCTTGCCGGTTTCCTGGCTGAAATGATTTCACGCAGTTCCCCCGACAGGAATCATTACACAATTGAAAAAACGACAGGCTTTGGACAGATAGAAGCCGATTAA
- a CDS encoding DUF4199 domain-containing protein, with protein sequence MEKQQVSSGKIALNYGLIFGVILIIFSLILFILDVGIKDMRTWGYVSYVFIIAGMFLGMKAYRDKTGFLTYGKAFGLGFLISLYAFIILAIYNYIYFTVINPGIVEEILLMAEEQMMETNPNLTDADLETALAMTKKFTSPLWMTIWGLVVNAIVGLLLSLIVSLFMVKKETPAETAA encoded by the coding sequence ATGGAAAAACAACAAGTTTCATCGGGCAAAATCGCTCTGAATTACGGGCTTATTTTTGGCGTTATTCTCATTATTTTCAGTCTGATCCTTTTTATTCTGGATGTAGGGATCAAAGACATGCGTACATGGGGATATGTTTCCTATGTTTTCATAATTGCAGGCATGTTCCTGGGAATGAAAGCTTACCGGGATAAAACCGGGTTCCTGACCTATGGTAAAGCTTTTGGTTTGGGCTTCCTGATTTCGCTTTATGCATTCATTATCCTGGCTATTTACAATTACATTTACTTTACCGTGATCAACCCCGGTATTGTTGAGGAAATTTTGTTAATGGCCGAAGAACAGATGATGGAAACCAATCCCAACCTTACTGATGCCGACTTGGAAACAGCTCTTGCAATGACAAAGAAATTTACAAGTCCTTTGTGGATGACAATTTGGGGATTAGTTGTAAATGCTATTGTCGGTCTTCTCCTGTCTCTGATTGTATCACTTTTCATGGTAAAAAAGGAAACTCCTGCAGAAACTGCAGCTTAA
- a CDS encoding threonylcarbamoyl-AMP synthase, which translates to MLLRIHPETPSERQIQIVTQCLRDGGVIICPTDTIYALACDIYQTKAVENIARIKGIKKEKANFSFICHDLSHLSDFTRPLDNPVFKLMKSYLPGPYTFILNANNNVPKIFQSKKKTVGIRVPSNNIPLEIVRELGNPIMSTSIHDEDDLIEYTTDPELIYEKYKDLVDIVIDGGYGDNVPSTIIDCTEGIPEVIREGKGPV; encoded by the coding sequence ATGTTACTCCGCATACATCCCGAAACACCGAGTGAAAGACAGATCCAAATTGTGACGCAATGCCTCCGTGATGGCGGTGTGATCATTTGCCCTACAGACACTATTTATGCCCTAGCCTGTGATATATATCAGACGAAAGCTGTGGAAAACATTGCCCGCATCAAGGGAATAAAAAAGGAAAAAGCCAACTTTTCCTTTATTTGCCATGATCTCAGCCACCTGTCCGATTTTACCCGGCCTCTCGACAATCCCGTATTCAAGCTGATGAAAAGCTATCTTCCCGGACCCTATACTTTCATCCTGAATGCCAACAACAACGTACCTAAGATCTTTCAAAGCAAAAAGAAAACCGTGGGCATCCGTGTGCCCTCCAATAATATTCCCCTTGAAATCGTCCGGGAACTTGGAAATCCCATCATGTCCACATCTATACATGATGAAGACGACCTGATAGAATATACTACCGATCCCGAGCTGATCTATGAAAAATATAAAGACCTTGTCGATATTGTGATCGATGGCGGATATGGCGATAATGTACCGTCAACTATTATTGACTGCACAGAGGGTATTCCCGAAGTGATCCGCGAAGGTAAAGGACCTGTGTAA
- a CDS encoding TonB-dependent receptor: MKTKICIMLLVMFTFQANTQELTQVVKGQIFDRETRIPLFGANIMVIGSEPVLGAITGDDGSFRIEGVPVGRCDFRVSYIGYEPVILNEVMVSTGKEVMLEVGLQEMSVKLGEVVIRARTSKDKPVNEMALLSARQLTVEESSRYAGGFDDPSRLASSFAGVAQNLGNNGIVIRGNAPKGLLWQMEGIQIANPTHFANYIAFGAGGITALSSQVLSGSDFITGAFPAEYGNALSGVFDLEMRTGNRDKREYTAQAGLTGLDFASEGPFRKGKAATYLFNYRYSTFALIAPILPPQAGIIEYQDISFKINFPTSRAGTFSAWGLGALDYQGRDAQTDPEEWKSDDDREKLRANLFMGVGGITHKLIAGKNSFLETSLAVSGNGMKWTQQRLDSCLDFVTKEDVNVNTWNYTLSTSLNHKFSAGHTNKSGIKLNRLHYDATVLHAETYKDPLIKVADDRGHSYLFQAYSQSMIRPSEKLTINLGLSGQYFALNGHYSIEPRAGILWRFHPRHSVGLAYGMHSQLEMITFYLTEIPREGLILRPNEDLDFSRAHHFVLSYDFSINENTRFKVEPFYQYLYDIPVKLGSSWSVQNLEKEWIITDTLLNEGKGINFGIDLTLERFLSKGYYYLITATLFDSRYCGGDGIWRSSRYNRNYVINFLGGKEWMMGKMKNNVLGVNAKFTLMGGERYDPLLYDVSMDAGRIIYDDTRAFEEQEPHAQVLNFNVSYRLNRKKHASVWTFSMLNALGESEYDGYHYDETKGGKIEKREDSLVIPNFSYKIEF, translated from the coding sequence ATGAAGACTAAAATATGCATAATGTTACTGGTGATGTTTACTTTTCAGGCAAATACCCAGGAATTGACACAGGTTGTTAAAGGACAGATTTTTGACAGGGAAACCAGAATCCCATTGTTTGGGGCCAATATAATGGTAATAGGATCGGAGCCTGTACTTGGAGCCATCACCGGAGACGACGGAAGTTTCAGGATTGAGGGAGTACCGGTGGGGCGTTGTGATTTTCGTGTAAGCTATATCGGTTATGAACCCGTGATCCTGAATGAAGTTATGGTCAGTACGGGTAAGGAGGTGATGCTGGAGGTAGGATTGCAGGAAATGTCGGTCAAACTCGGGGAGGTTGTGATCCGTGCCCGGACATCGAAAGACAAGCCTGTCAACGAGATGGCATTGCTTAGCGCCCGGCAGTTGACGGTGGAAGAATCATCCCGATATGCCGGAGGCTTTGATGACCCATCCCGTCTGGCATCGTCTTTTGCGGGTGTGGCTCAGAATCTGGGGAACAACGGGATTGTGATCAGAGGGAATGCACCCAAGGGTTTGCTTTGGCAGATGGAAGGCATACAGATTGCCAACCCTACTCATTTTGCCAATTATATTGCTTTCGGGGCCGGAGGGATCACTGCACTTAGCAGTCAGGTATTATCCGGATCCGATTTTATCACCGGTGCCTTTCCTGCTGAATACGGGAATGCATTATCGGGGGTTTTTGACCTGGAAATGAGGACGGGCAACAGAGACAAAAGGGAGTACACAGCACAGGCCGGATTAACGGGTCTTGATTTTGCTTCCGAGGGGCCCTTCCGTAAAGGCAAAGCCGCAACCTACCTCTTTAATTACCGGTATTCAACGTTTGCCCTCATTGCTCCCATTCTTCCTCCTCAAGCCGGGATAATTGAATATCAGGATATTTCGTTTAAAATTAATTTTCCCACCTCCCGTGCCGGCACCTTTTCTGCCTGGGGTTTGGGTGCCCTGGACTATCAGGGGCGCGATGCCCAGACAGATCCTGAGGAATGGAAATCCGATGATGACCGGGAAAAACTCAGGGCCAATCTTTTTATGGGTGTTGGTGGGATTACTCATAAGCTGATAGCTGGTAAAAACTCCTTCCTGGAGACCTCCCTGGCCGTCAGTGGAAACGGAATGAAATGGACCCAGCAAAGACTTGATTCATGCCTTGATTTTGTTACCAAAGAGGATGTGAATGTTAACACCTGGAATTATACCCTTTCCACATCCCTGAACCATAAATTTTCTGCAGGGCACACAAATAAAAGCGGCATTAAGCTGAACAGGTTGCATTATGATGCAACAGTCCTTCATGCTGAAACCTATAAGGATCCTCTGATAAAAGTAGCCGATGACCGCGGGCATAGCTATCTTTTTCAGGCTTATTCCCAATCAATGATCAGGCCGTCAGAGAAATTAACAATTAATCTTGGCCTTTCCGGGCAATATTTTGCATTAAATGGTCACTACAGCATTGAACCAAGGGCGGGTATACTATGGAGGTTCCATCCGCGGCATTCTGTAGGTTTAGCATACGGTATGCACAGTCAGCTTGAGATGATAACATTTTACCTTACTGAAATACCCCGGGAAGGACTGATACTCAGACCTAACGAGGATCTTGATTTTTCAAGGGCACATCATTTCGTTTTATCCTATGATTTTTCAATCAATGAAAATACCCGGTTTAAAGTAGAACCATTTTATCAGTATTTATATGATATTCCTGTGAAACTGGGCTCATCATGGTCGGTGCAGAACCTGGAGAAGGAGTGGATCATTACCGATACATTGCTGAACGAAGGCAAGGGGATCAATTTCGGGATAGACCTGACACTGGAGAGATTTCTTTCGAAAGGGTATTATTACCTTATCACAGCCACTTTATTTGATTCAAGATATTGTGGTGGAGATGGGATTTGGCGTAGTTCAAGGTATAATCGAAACTATGTAATCAATTTTCTTGGAGGGAAAGAATGGATGATGGGCAAAATGAAAAACAATGTCCTGGGAGTTAATGCCAAATTCACATTGATGGGAGGGGAGAGGTACGACCCCTTATTATATGATGTATCAATGGATGCAGGGCGCATTATTTATGATGATACAAGGGCGTTTGAAGAGCAGGAGCCCCATGCTCAGGTGCTCAATTTCAATGTTTCATACAGATTAAACCGGAAAAAGCATGCTTCCGTATGGACCTTTTCCATGTTGAACGCATTAGGTGAATCGGAGTACGATGGTTACCATTACGATGAGACCAAGGGGGGAAAGATAGAAAAGAGGGAGGATAGCCTTGTGATCCCCAATTTCAGTTATAAGATAGAGTTTTAA
- a CDS encoding LuxR C-terminal-related transcriptional regulator, with amino-acid sequence MGEDLYKLFQEYEEVLFSQEFDPQLLDYSILESHIKQLERINVMRNSSISIFDLYRKTHVYISSRYESILGYEHDEFERDDAMHLMERIHPEDLKDLTRNGIGFFRIGISWPRESRHKLKEYKYVSDYRLMKKNGQYARVIEQHIVLELDTLGNVWLALGILDLSPDQDIITPCRSRLINSSTGELFELPQIPGKDEPHGLSRREQEILGLIAKGLVSKEIADQLFISVNTVNTHRQNIIEKLGVKNSAEAVNYASRIGILQQISKI; translated from the coding sequence ATGGGAGAAGACCTTTATAAACTATTCCAGGAATACGAGGAAGTATTGTTTTCCCAGGAATTCGATCCCCAACTGCTGGATTACTCCATCCTGGAAAGCCATATAAAGCAACTTGAGCGAATAAATGTAATGCGGAACAGCTCCATCTCTATCTTCGATCTTTACCGTAAGACACATGTCTATATTTCTTCCCGCTATGAATCCATCCTGGGATATGAACATGACGAATTTGAAAGAGACGATGCCATGCACCTTATGGAAAGGATACACCCTGAAGACCTGAAAGATTTAACCCGCAACGGAATTGGATTTTTCCGTATCGGGATATCCTGGCCCCGTGAAAGCCGTCATAAACTAAAGGAATATAAATATGTATCCGATTACCGCCTGATGAAAAAGAACGGGCAATACGCCAGGGTTATAGAACAGCATATAGTATTGGAATTGGATACTCTCGGTAATGTTTGGCTGGCTTTGGGTATACTGGATTTGTCACCCGACCAGGATATTATCACTCCCTGTCGTTCAAGGCTTATCAATTCATCTACCGGCGAACTCTTCGAATTACCCCAAATACCCGGCAAAGATGAACCCCATGGACTCAGCCGGCGCGAGCAGGAAATTTTGGGGTTAATTGCAAAAGGACTTGTAAGCAAGGAAATCGCAGATCAGTTATTCATCAGCGTGAATACGGTAAATACACACAGGCAAAACATAATCGAAAAATTGGGCGTTAAAAATTCTGCTGAAGCCGTTAATTATGCTTCACGTATAGGTATCTTGCAACAAATTTCGAAGATATGA
- a CDS encoding HD domain-containing protein, whose product MHTKAENILRKYYSGHEEAYSYLHTHSLSVARLALKVAEHNPLIIVDKEQLLLAAMLHDIGIIMTDAPGIGCYGKYPYLAHGYLGREILEKEGLFDLAPVCERHVGVGITLQDILENNLPLPAREMVPETPIERIVCYADKFYSKKPKYLTQPKPVEKILNSLLKHGPSKPAIFRDMMNTFGWEYIYE is encoded by the coding sequence ATGCATACCAAGGCTGAAAATATCCTGCGTAAATATTACTCCGGTCACGAAGAGGCATACTCCTACCTTCATACCCACAGCCTTTCCGTTGCACGCCTTGCATTGAAAGTGGCCGAACACAATCCCCTGATTATTGTCGATAAGGAACAACTGCTCCTTGCCGCCATGTTACACGATATCGGGATTATCATGACTGATGCACCTGGAATAGGTTGCTATGGCAAATACCCTTACCTCGCCCATGGTTACCTCGGCCGGGAAATCCTCGAAAAAGAAGGTCTCTTCGACCTGGCTCCGGTATGCGAGAGACATGTCGGAGTGGGAATAACCTTGCAGGACATCCTGGAAAACAACCTGCCCCTTCCGGCAAGGGAAATGGTGCCGGAAACGCCCATAGAACGAATTGTTTGTTACGCCGATAAGTTTTACTCCAAGAAACCGAAATACCTTACCCAGCCTAAACCGGTTGAGAAAATACTTAACAGCCTGCTTAAACATGGTCCCTCCAAACCTGCTATTTTCCGTGATATGATGAATACCTTTGGCTGGGAATATATCTACGAATAA
- a CDS encoding S46 family peptidase: MKKMLLFLILPLLFAGQLLAQEGMWLLSQIDDLDLENKGLKIKTEEIFTPGQPCLADAIIQLGGGTASFVSPNGLILTNHHVAFGALQRASEVQSNYLEEGFLATKLSDEISAPGYTALLMTDMKDVTEEIEKAVKKITDPEARDRAINEKIVEMTEKIEKGKDDVVAIVSELYYGGKYIQYTYKQFKDIRIVYAPPLAIGNYGGEIDNWMWPRHTGDFSFLRVYVSPDGTGAEYSKDNVPYQPRVWLKMASGDLDPGDLTFIIGYPGFTTRYRTSNSAAWNLKYNYPFSIQNFSEIIELMDEMTENDPEGKLKVANLNKGLANVLKNYQGKVDGMNKVDFVQKKLDFEKEFTVWVNADPERKKKYGHILDGIKEQYKLLAKTRERDDVFGIFQGLAGTQLGVAAQIYLTSKELEKPDDERRPGFTRESVMQNADQLQYTYMGYYKPVDKALLARALKLAAELPEDQRIEQLAYILDNPSVNIDQYVEDAYANSRLNDLEYAKSLFGKSTSELEALNDPFIDLTIKLNPLNDEINEVAQQFNLGVTDLRKQYVQALYEWKGSSLYPDADGTIRFTSGVVKGYRPRDAVNYDPFTTLAGMAEKNTGKEPFNAPEKLVKLEAAGDFGKWADPDLKDVPVAFTHVGDITGGNSGSPVMNGKGELIGVAFDGNYEAMIGDWQYDVDIQRVISVDARYVMFITEKFGNAGYLLKEMGINP; the protein is encoded by the coding sequence ATGAAAAAAATGTTATTATTCCTGATACTGCCATTGCTTTTCGCAGGTCAGCTTCTGGCGCAGGAAGGTATGTGGCTCTTAAGCCAGATCGATGATCTGGATCTGGAAAACAAAGGCCTGAAGATCAAAACAGAAGAGATCTTCACACCTGGCCAGCCTTGCCTGGCCGATGCTATTATACAGCTTGGGGGCGGCACCGCTTCTTTTGTTTCCCCCAATGGGCTCATCCTGACAAACCACCATGTCGCTTTTGGTGCATTGCAAAGAGCTTCGGAAGTCCAGAGCAATTATCTTGAAGAAGGTTTCCTGGCAACCAAACTTTCGGATGAGATCAGCGCTCCAGGCTATACAGCATTGCTCATGACAGATATGAAGGATGTTACGGAAGAGATCGAAAAAGCCGTGAAAAAGATCACAGATCCGGAAGCCAGAGACAGAGCCATTAATGAAAAAATAGTGGAGATGACCGAAAAGATAGAAAAAGGCAAGGATGATGTTGTGGCCATCGTCTCCGAGTTATACTACGGCGGGAAGTATATCCAGTATACCTATAAACAGTTTAAGGACATACGAATTGTATATGCTCCTCCTCTTGCCATTGGCAATTACGGAGGCGAAATCGATAACTGGATGTGGCCAAGGCACACCGGCGACTTTTCATTCCTGAGGGTGTACGTGTCCCCTGACGGAACAGGAGCCGAATACAGCAAGGACAATGTTCCCTATCAACCCCGCGTATGGCTGAAGATGGCCAGCGGCGACCTTGACCCAGGAGATTTGACCTTTATCATAGGCTATCCGGGGTTTACAACCCGTTACCGGACTTCCAATTCCGCCGCCTGGAACCTGAAATACAATTACCCTTTTAGCATCCAAAACTTCAGTGAGATCATTGAACTCATGGATGAAATGACGGAAAATGATCCTGAAGGAAAACTTAAGGTAGCAAACCTTAACAAAGGTCTGGCCAATGTTTTAAAAAATTATCAGGGTAAGGTAGACGGCATGAACAAAGTGGACTTTGTGCAGAAAAAACTGGACTTTGAAAAGGAGTTTACTGTCTGGGTTAATGCCGATCCCGAAAGAAAGAAAAAGTATGGTCACATCCTGGATGGAATCAAAGAGCAATATAAACTGCTGGCCAAAACCAGAGAAAGAGATGACGTCTTTGGAATATTTCAGGGATTGGCCGGAACACAACTGGGTGTTGCAGCTCAGATTTACCTGACTTCCAAGGAACTGGAGAAACCTGACGACGAGAGAAGGCCCGGCTTCACCAGAGAGTCGGTCATGCAAAATGCAGATCAATTGCAATACACCTATATGGGTTATTATAAACCTGTTGATAAAGCTTTACTCGCCAGGGCATTAAAACTTGCAGCTGAACTTCCTGAAGATCAGAGGATAGAGCAGTTGGCTTATATTCTTGACAATCCTTCCGTCAATATTGACCAGTATGTCGAGGATGCCTATGCAAATTCTCGCCTGAATGACCTCGAATACGCAAAAAGCTTATTTGGTAAGTCAACTTCAGAACTGGAAGCATTAAATGATCCATTTATTGACCTTACCATTAAACTTAATCCTCTGAACGATGAGATCAACGAGGTCGCCCAACAGTTTAACCTTGGAGTAACGGATTTGAGGAAGCAATACGTTCAGGCCCTTTACGAATGGAAAGGTTCAAGCCTTTATCCCGACGCTGATGGAACCATTCGGTTTACCTCAGGAGTTGTGAAAGGCTACCGTCCGCGTGATGCCGTCAATTATGATCCGTTCACTACCTTAGCGGGAATGGCAGAGAAAAACACGGGAAAAGAGCCTTTCAATGCTCCTGAGAAGCTTGTTAAACTGGAAGCCGCCGGAGATTTTGGTAAGTGGGCAGATCCGGATCTTAAAGACGTGCCGGTTGCTTTCACACATGTGGGTGACATCACCGGAGGTAACAGCGGCAGCCCTGTAATGAATGGGAAAGGAGAACTCATCGGTGTAGCATTTGATGGCAACTATGAGGCTATGATCGGGGACTGGCAATACGATGTGGATATTCAACGAGTGATTTCCGTTGATGCCCGTTATGTCATGTTCATAACCGAAAAATTCGGAAATGCAGGTTATCTTCTGAAAGAGATGGGAATCAATCCATAG